A region from the Actinoplanes sp. OR16 genome encodes:
- a CDS encoding efflux RND transporter periplasmic adaptor subunit: MRRQRAGAVTVAAAMLLAGCTSDEEPAQTPGLAERGTVLTTVKAERQDLVNKISLAGKVAIDPVFGVVAPIGGEVRYVQRTPSTKPAEEARWVATVWKNGQPREVTIPKGSIMAGRLMEDRSTVAKGMPIVSARHSGYGIVADIDSAQAYRISGAVSSVTGQIKNGPGPFKCKPKGTIAALPAGTIPEPPPTTAPTTGASGAPVAPVQPVEEAPAAPGSEATGLQLVCTPPTTVTLINGADVTLEVVTGKASDVMVLPVEAVAGTQGKGKVDVVDDNQNRKTVDVTLGLTDGKVIEIKKGLTGDETIAIPGPNLPTADAQPGQGG, from the coding sequence GTGAGAAGACAACGTGCGGGGGCGGTGACAGTGGCGGCCGCGATGCTGCTGGCCGGCTGCACCTCCGACGAGGAACCGGCCCAGACGCCCGGCCTCGCGGAGCGCGGCACTGTTCTGACCACGGTGAAAGCCGAGCGGCAGGACCTCGTCAACAAGATCAGCCTCGCCGGGAAGGTCGCCATCGACCCGGTCTTCGGCGTGGTCGCGCCGATCGGCGGCGAGGTGCGGTACGTCCAGCGCACGCCCTCGACGAAGCCGGCCGAGGAGGCCCGCTGGGTCGCGACGGTCTGGAAGAACGGCCAGCCGCGCGAGGTCACCATCCCGAAGGGCTCGATCATGGCGGGCCGGTTGATGGAGGACCGGTCGACGGTCGCGAAGGGCATGCCGATCGTGTCGGCCCGGCACTCCGGGTACGGCATCGTGGCCGACATCGACAGCGCTCAGGCGTACCGGATCTCGGGCGCCGTCTCGAGCGTGACCGGTCAGATCAAGAACGGTCCCGGCCCGTTCAAGTGCAAGCCGAAGGGCACCATCGCGGCCCTCCCGGCCGGCACGATTCCCGAGCCCCCGCCGACGACCGCGCCCACCACCGGTGCCTCCGGTGCGCCGGTCGCGCCCGTTCAACCGGTCGAGGAGGCTCCGGCAGCACCGGGCTCGGAAGCCACCGGCCTGCAGCTGGTCTGCACCCCGCCGACCACCGTCACCCTGATCAACGGCGCCGACGTGACCCTCGAGGTCGTCACCGGCAAGGCCTCGGACGTCATGGTCCTGCCGGTCGAGGCGGTCGCCGGCACGCAGGGCAAGGGCAAGGTCGATGTCGTCGACGACAACCAGAACCGCAAGACCGTCGACGTGACCCTGGGCCTGACCGACGGCAAGGTCATCGAGATCAAGAAGGGCCTGACCGGCGACGAGACGATCGCGATCCCGGGCCCGAACCTGCCGACCGCCGATGCGCAGCCGGGGCAGGGCGGATGA
- a CDS encoding ABC transporter ATP-binding protein, with the protein MNQPLIHLDGITRVLKGQEQPRTILDGVSLTVHAGESAAIVGRSGSGKSTLLSILGLFDRPDSGSYLLAGEDISRLPERKAAKLRSSHFGFVFQRFFLLKHLTAAQNVAMALVNGQGWLPRRQRRTRVMEALDQVGIAHLAKNRPTKMSGGEQQRVAIARALVRDPRVLLADEPTGALDTETGAAVIDALSAATHRGCALILVTHDRDHAARMGRTLSLVDGVLT; encoded by the coding sequence ATGAACCAGCCTCTGATCCACCTGGACGGCATCACCCGTGTGCTGAAGGGCCAGGAGCAACCGCGCACGATCCTGGACGGCGTGAGCCTCACCGTGCACGCGGGGGAGAGCGCCGCCATCGTCGGCCGTTCCGGCTCCGGCAAGAGCACCCTGCTGAGCATTCTCGGACTCTTCGACCGGCCCGACTCCGGTAGCTATCTGCTGGCCGGCGAGGACATCAGCCGCCTGCCGGAACGCAAGGCGGCGAAGCTGCGCAGCTCGCACTTCGGTTTCGTCTTCCAGCGCTTCTTCCTGCTCAAGCACCTGACCGCCGCGCAGAACGTGGCGATGGCGCTGGTCAACGGCCAGGGCTGGCTGCCCCGCCGGCAACGCCGTACCCGGGTGATGGAAGCTCTTGATCAGGTAGGCATCGCGCATCTCGCGAAGAACCGCCCGACCAAGATGTCCGGTGGCGAGCAGCAGCGGGTGGCGATCGCCAGGGCCCTGGTCCGCGACCCGCGGGTGCTGCTGGCCGACGAGCCGACCGGCGCCCTGGACACCGAGACCGGCGCGGCCGTCATCGACGCGCTGTCGGCGGCCACCCACCGGGGCTGCGCGCTGATCCTGGTCACCCACGACCGCGACCACGCGGCGCGGATGGGCCGCACGCTCAGCCTGGTCGACGGGGTACTGACGTGA
- a CDS encoding ABC transporter permease → MRLSGRFRSSLIIGLQGIRARKLRTLLSMISLFLGVLAVVTVQAGASIAERALMSDVELQSGYDGTVVIDVMPHEKSPDIVSGTLNGRDDAVSLMNVQAIIGEPGVSPINPGASPFDQAGSWGGTEVCDDAGNCVPGPPTGEAIEILLTAVKGDLLSFRPLRPVSGDWLTSGTVPAMAPKIVINEEAAKGFRDHRVPAEMRVRGAKANITPQIAGVVHDGDYQPRAYVRQDELTNWLPAGSLVDPNYGYGITVMTVGGSPVEQVLTTRLKGAGVEAYVNVVENRKQMEKQLMLMRLIFLSMAGLVLLIGVAGILNVGLATVGERVEEFALRRAVGTPRALLAGIVLAETMLTGLLTAAAAIGAGVAGLKVVSMVMGDSEPLLANVQFPWDAGVAGIIAGLIAGILGGFIPAIRAAGIPIATVMRA, encoded by the coding sequence ATGCGGCTGTCGGGGCGGTTCCGCTCCTCCCTGATCATCGGCCTCCAGGGCATCCGGGCCCGAAAGCTGCGCACCCTGCTCTCCATGATCAGCCTGTTCCTCGGTGTGCTCGCCGTCGTCACCGTGCAGGCCGGCGCGAGCATCGCCGAGCGCGCGCTGATGTCCGACGTCGAGCTGCAGTCCGGCTACGACGGCACCGTGGTGATCGACGTGATGCCGCACGAGAAGTCCCCGGATATCGTCTCCGGCACGCTGAACGGCCGCGACGACGCGGTCAGCCTGATGAACGTGCAGGCGATCATCGGTGAGCCCGGCGTCAGCCCGATCAACCCGGGGGCGTCGCCGTTCGACCAGGCCGGCAGCTGGGGCGGCACCGAGGTCTGCGACGACGCCGGCAACTGCGTGCCCGGGCCGCCCACCGGCGAGGCCATCGAGATCCTGCTCACCGCGGTGAAGGGCGACCTGCTCTCGTTCCGCCCGCTGCGCCCGGTCTCCGGCGACTGGCTGACGTCGGGCACGGTCCCGGCGATGGCCCCGAAGATCGTGATCAACGAGGAGGCCGCGAAGGGTTTCCGCGATCACCGGGTGCCCGCCGAGATGCGCGTCCGCGGCGCGAAGGCCAACATCACGCCGCAGATCGCCGGTGTCGTCCACGACGGCGACTACCAGCCGCGCGCCTACGTCCGCCAGGACGAGCTGACCAACTGGCTGCCCGCCGGCAGTCTCGTCGATCCGAACTACGGCTACGGCATCACGGTCATGACCGTCGGCGGCAGCCCGGTCGAGCAGGTGCTCACCACCCGCTTGAAGGGCGCCGGCGTCGAGGCCTACGTCAACGTCGTCGAGAACCGCAAGCAGATGGAGAAGCAGCTCATGCTGATGCGGCTGATCTTCCTCTCGATGGCCGGCCTGGTCCTGCTGATCGGCGTGGCGGGCATCCTCAACGTGGGCCTGGCGACCGTCGGCGAACGCGTCGAGGAGTTCGCCCTGCGCCGCGCGGTCGGCACGCCCCGCGCCCTGCTCGCCGGGATCGTCCTGGCCGAGACGATGCTGACCGGCCTGCTCACGGCGGCGGCGGCGATCGGCGCGGGAGTGGCGGGCCTCAAGGTGGTGTCGATGGTGATGGGCGACTCCGAACCACTGCTCGCCAACGTCCAGTTCCCCTGGGACGCGGGCGTGGCAGGCATCATCGCGGGCCTGATCGCCGGCATCCTCGGCGGCTTCATCCCGGCCATCCGCGCCGCCGGCATCCCGATCGCCACGGTCATGAGAGCCTAG
- a CDS encoding group 1 truncated hemoglobin has product METLYARTVPAAVDALYRVILSDDRLSPYFAGVDIGHLKQHMTALLTQVLGGPSAYAGRDLRTAHARLAVTAADYDLVGAYLIGVLAGLGADDDLLASVRAVLAATAPDIVH; this is encoded by the coding sequence GTGGAAACCCTGTATGCGCGGACCGTTCCCGCGGCGGTCGACGCCCTCTACCGCGTGATCCTGTCCGACGACCGTCTCTCCCCGTACTTCGCCGGCGTCGACATCGGCCACCTCAAACAGCACATGACGGCGCTGCTGACCCAGGTCCTCGGCGGCCCCTCGGCCTACGCCGGCCGCGACCTGCGAACGGCCCACGCCCGCCTCGCCGTCACCGCAGCCGACTACGACCTGGTGGGCGCCTACCTGATCGGCGTCCTGGCCGGTCTCGGTGCCGACGACGACCTGCTGGCCTCAGTCCGGGCGGTTCTGGCCGCCACCGCCCCGGACATCGTTCACTGA
- a CDS encoding SDR family NAD(P)-dependent oxidoreductase → MDLGIAGRKALIVGGSGLIGRAVAASLLREGATVVLAGRDQGRLDAAAADLGASSTVALDNRLQDSVTAAAEEIGKAGNVDILVNAAAPPAHTLDPALDQDPEQILAAVDAKTIGYLRTMHALLPGMRDRGFGRVVNISGQNAFTTRTVVGTVRNSAVITASKALADAYAGSGVTINVVNPAIVTATPRDTVEPAAGGDSTPEQVAALVTYLVSSHAAAITGESIAVGHRVWGVQ, encoded by the coding sequence ATGGATCTCGGAATCGCTGGGCGTAAGGCCTTGATCGTCGGCGGCAGCGGATTGATCGGGCGGGCCGTCGCGGCTTCGCTGCTGCGCGAAGGGGCCACGGTCGTGCTGGCGGGTCGTGACCAGGGAAGACTGGATGCCGCAGCTGCCGACCTTGGAGCGTCCTCGACGGTGGCGCTGGATAATCGACTCCAGGATTCCGTCACCGCGGCCGCCGAAGAAATCGGAAAAGCCGGGAATGTCGACATCCTGGTGAACGCGGCCGCCCCTCCCGCCCACACCCTCGATCCCGCGCTCGATCAGGATCCCGAGCAGATTCTCGCCGCCGTGGACGCCAAGACCATCGGGTACCTGCGGACCATGCACGCGCTCCTGCCCGGGATGCGGGACCGCGGATTCGGGCGGGTCGTGAACATCAGCGGGCAGAACGCGTTCACCACGCGGACCGTCGTGGGGACGGTCCGGAACAGCGCGGTGATCACGGCTTCGAAGGCGCTGGCGGACGCGTACGCCGGGTCGGGAGTGACGATCAATGTGGTCAACCCGGCCATCGTGACGGCCACCCCGAGGGACACCGTCGAGCCGGCGGCCGGCGGGGATTCGACGCCGGAGCAGGTGGCGGCTCTCGTGACCTATCTGGTGTCGTCACACGCCGCGGCGATCACCGGGGAGTCGATCGCCGTGGGGCACCGGGTATGGGGAGTTCAGTGA
- a CDS encoding SDR family oxidoreductase, with protein MNRTAVVTGASSGIGLATAAALSSRGYRVVGTSRNPDALKPEQKAPGVDYVALDLTDDTSIASLSDLLAGTDVLVNNAGESQSGPLEELPADALRRLFQVNVLGPVQLAQLALPGMRERRHGRVVMVGSMLASFPLAYRSSYVASKAAIKGFSNGARHEYSPYDVWFTTVEPGSINTGISERRTKYIAPDSPHRAEFDKMLTALDHNESRGITAEQVAATVLKAIEAPRPKQLYAVGSNAPAVFALRRLLPASLVAKVTHRKHNLTR; from the coding sequence GTGAATCGCACCGCCGTGGTCACCGGAGCATCGTCGGGCATCGGCCTCGCCACTGCCGCCGCCCTGAGCAGCCGTGGCTACCGGGTCGTCGGCACGAGCCGCAACCCGGACGCGCTGAAGCCGGAACAGAAGGCCCCGGGTGTCGACTATGTGGCGCTCGACCTCACCGACGACACCTCGATCGCGTCCCTTTCGGACCTGCTGGCCGGCACCGACGTGCTGGTGAACAACGCGGGGGAGAGCCAGTCGGGCCCGCTCGAGGAGTTGCCGGCCGACGCGCTGCGCCGCCTCTTCCAGGTCAACGTCCTCGGCCCGGTCCAGCTCGCCCAGCTGGCCCTGCCCGGCATGCGCGAACGCCGTCACGGCCGGGTCGTCATGGTCGGCTCGATGCTGGCGTCGTTCCCGCTCGCCTACCGGTCGTCCTACGTCGCCTCGAAGGCGGCGATCAAGGGTTTCAGTAACGGCGCCCGCCACGAGTATTCGCCGTACGACGTCTGGTTCACCACCGTCGAACCCGGCTCGATCAACACCGGCATCAGCGAGCGCCGCACCAAGTACATCGCACCCGACTCGCCGCACCGGGCCGAATTCGACAAGATGCTCACCGCGCTCGACCACAACGAGAGCCGAGGCATCACCGCCGAACAGGTGGCCGCCACAGTGCTCAAGGCGATCGAAGCGCCCCGCCCGAAGCAGCTCTACGCGGTAGGCAGCAACGCCCCGGCCGTCTTCGCCCTGCGCCGCCTCCTGCCCGCCTCCCTGGTAGCCAAGGTGACCCACCGCAAACACAACCTGACCCGATGA
- a CDS encoding alpha/beta hydrolase, whose translation MPTAAAAETPVVARAGSPDPAAPLVVLLHGRGSHEREILTLADHLPSAAAYAAVRAPIAEGAGYAWFANRGIGRPVPASLRTGMTWFRRWLDAEAPATRPVLLVGFSGGAAFAGGLLLDDPSRYAGAVILYGTLPFDAGVRVTPGRLANVPVFVAQGTHDTVIPRELLDRTWNYLHDESNAALTSRRDPAGHGLTLPVVEALSAWLHTRLA comes from the coding sequence GTGCCAACCGCAGCCGCTGCTGAAACACCCGTCGTCGCCCGTGCCGGATCCCCGGACCCCGCCGCCCCGTTGGTCGTACTCCTCCACGGCCGAGGCTCCCACGAACGCGAAATCCTCACCCTCGCCGACCACCTCCCTTCCGCCGCCGCCTACGCCGCGGTCCGAGCCCCGATAGCCGAGGGCGCCGGCTACGCCTGGTTCGCCAACCGGGGCATCGGCCGTCCCGTACCCGCATCCCTGCGAACCGGCATGACCTGGTTCCGCCGGTGGCTGGACGCCGAGGCCCCCGCCACCCGCCCCGTACTCCTGGTCGGCTTCAGTGGCGGAGCCGCCTTCGCCGGCGGCCTGCTCCTGGACGACCCGTCCCGCTACGCAGGGGCAGTGATCCTCTACGGCACCCTGCCCTTCGACGCCGGCGTGCGAGTGACCCCAGGCCGCCTCGCGAACGTCCCCGTCTTCGTGGCCCAGGGCACCCACGACACCGTGATCCCGCGCGAACTGCTGGACCGGACCTGGAACTACCTCCACGACGAGTCGAACGCCGCCCTGACCAGCCGCCGGGACCCGGCCGGCCATGGCCTCACCCTCCCCGTGGTCGAAGCCCTCTCGGCCTGGCTCCACACCCGCCTCGCCTGA
- a CDS encoding cyclic-phosphate processing receiver domain-containing protein → MDPSRTIVLVDDLRSFADGRIALVARTSAAGVQLLDQLRKRRVDELWLDHDLGGDDTIWPVVEVLERAAFEETPFDVGAIYVHSANPVGAGKVAQVLGRWGYPVRVVSGSGSGLSASQQTQT, encoded by the coding sequence ATGGATCCCTCACGCACGATCGTGCTCGTGGACGATCTGCGCTCGTTCGCCGACGGGCGGATCGCTCTGGTGGCGAGGACCAGCGCCGCGGGCGTCCAGCTGCTCGATCAGCTGCGGAAGCGGCGGGTGGACGAGCTCTGGCTCGATCACGACCTCGGCGGCGACGACACGATCTGGCCGGTGGTGGAGGTCCTGGAGCGAGCCGCGTTCGAGGAGACCCCGTTCGACGTCGGCGCGATCTACGTGCATTCGGCGAACCCGGTCGGGGCCGGGAAGGTGGCGCAGGTGCTGGGGCGGTGGGGCTACCCGGTACGAGTGGTCTCCGGGTCCGGATCAGGGCTCTCGGCGAGTCAGCAGACCCAGACGTAA
- a CDS encoding alpha/beta hydrolase: MSLSLRRAVAALALTAATIVATPQAAQAAAVEVDGEISVPCWIYNYTPDADWYFPATTTPKALVYLQHGFSRANDNVADLARKYQAAGFLVFAPTLPSADIYGCTVNNLGNNTVFLNSVAGWIGNATNTGGALAKSYAAAAKSAGRSGSALPANYVLAGHSAGGEAVTYIANTLRTAYPASFANLDYVQLLDPVKSIFGSNMATGLAGIAGTSLPIRTISSPPYLANSNASGTVQLTGDLDRDFLGVRLTSGSHCDAEGSSTNVLCTLTAGTSKAANVAILQTLAVNWTADAVDGTTTAAYYPGGAYYDSLVGSGAIETLSGS; encoded by the coding sequence GTGTCTCTGTCCCTGCGCCGTGCCGTCGCGGCGCTGGCCCTGACCGCCGCTACCATCGTCGCCACCCCGCAGGCAGCCCAGGCCGCTGCCGTCGAGGTGGATGGCGAGATCTCCGTTCCTTGCTGGATCTACAACTACACGCCGGACGCCGACTGGTATTTCCCCGCGACCACGACGCCGAAGGCCCTCGTCTATCTGCAGCACGGCTTCTCCCGCGCCAACGACAACGTCGCCGACCTGGCTCGCAAGTACCAGGCGGCCGGCTTCCTGGTCTTCGCGCCGACGTTGCCGTCGGCCGACATCTACGGCTGTACGGTCAACAACCTCGGCAACAACACGGTCTTCCTGAACAGCGTCGCCGGCTGGATCGGCAACGCCACGAACACCGGTGGCGCACTCGCGAAGAGTTACGCCGCGGCAGCCAAGTCCGCCGGTCGTTCCGGCAGCGCCCTCCCGGCGAACTACGTCCTGGCCGGTCACTCCGCCGGCGGCGAGGCGGTCACCTACATCGCCAACACCTTGCGTACGGCGTACCCCGCCAGTTTCGCGAACCTCGACTACGTTCAACTGCTCGACCCGGTCAAGTCCATCTTCGGCAGCAACATGGCGACCGGCCTCGCCGGCATCGCGGGCACCTCGCTGCCGATCCGCACGATCTCGTCGCCGCCCTACCTGGCGAACAGCAACGCGAGCGGGACCGTGCAACTCACCGGTGACCTGGACCGCGACTTCCTCGGAGTCCGCCTCACCAGCGGCTCGCACTGTGACGCCGAGGGCAGCAGCACCAACGTCCTCTGCACCCTGACCGCCGGCACGTCGAAGGCGGCGAACGTGGCCATCCTGCAGACCCTCGCGGTCAACTGGACGGCCGACGCGGTGGACGGCACCACGACCGCGGCGTACTACCCGGGCGGCGCCTACTACGACAGCCTGGTGGGCAGCGGCGCCATCGAGACGCTCAGTGGCAGTTAG
- a CDS encoding SDR family oxidoreductase, with amino-acid sequence MTTEINEFAVVTGASSGIGYELARQFAEHDYDLLIVAEDEAIEQAAAGLRRDGRNQVTAVRADLATFEGVEQVYAAILESGRQVDAIALNAGRGIGGDFTRQTDLADELNIIDVNVTSTVHLAKRVLPDMVARGGGQVLFTSSIASEMPGTYQAVYNASKSFVQSFAEALRAELDDTGVTVTSLMPGPTETNFFHRAEMDDTKVGASKKDDPAQVAKQGFEAMRKDKEKVVAGSWKTKAQGVGAKVMPDRLKAEMHRKMAEPGSAQK; translated from the coding sequence ATGACGACCGAAATCAACGAGTTCGCAGTGGTGACTGGCGCGTCCAGCGGTATCGGGTACGAGTTGGCGCGCCAGTTCGCCGAGCACGACTATGACCTGCTGATCGTCGCCGAGGACGAGGCCATCGAGCAGGCGGCCGCCGGCCTCCGGCGGGACGGGCGGAACCAGGTGACCGCGGTTCGGGCGGATCTGGCGACCTTCGAGGGCGTCGAGCAGGTCTACGCCGCGATCCTGGAGTCGGGCCGTCAGGTGGACGCGATCGCCCTGAACGCGGGCCGGGGCATCGGCGGTGACTTCACCCGCCAGACCGACCTCGCGGACGAGCTGAACATCATCGACGTGAACGTCACCTCCACGGTCCACCTCGCGAAGCGGGTGCTGCCCGACATGGTGGCCCGGGGCGGCGGGCAGGTGCTCTTCACCTCGTCGATCGCCTCCGAGATGCCCGGTACGTATCAGGCCGTCTACAACGCCTCGAAGTCGTTCGTGCAGTCGTTCGCCGAGGCGCTCCGAGCCGAACTCGACGACACCGGCGTGACCGTGACGTCCCTGATGCCCGGCCCGACCGAAACCAACTTCTTCCACCGCGCGGAGATGGACGACACGAAGGTCGGCGCCAGTAAGAAGGACGACCCGGCCCAGGTGGCGAAGCAGGGGTTCGAGGCGATGCGCAAGGACAAGGAGAAGGTGGTGGCCGGCTCCTGGAAGACGAAGGCACAGGGTGTCGGCGCCAAGGTGATGCCGGACCGCCTCAAGGCCGAGATGCACCGCAAGATGGCCGAGCCCGGATCCGCACAGAAGTAG
- a CDS encoding vanadium-dependent haloperoxidase: MLRRIRGAVALLLAAPLLLAPADARAAAPNMVITWAVHSETAAYEVARQAPYVNGRTFAMVQGAVYDAANAVAGTPYEPYLIAPKVRRGASLDAAVATAAYRVLLSLFPGQAATLDAQYADSLATVRNGRAERDGIAAGEAAADAMIRSRAGDGADAQAGWVIGTEPGQWRPTPPAFAQDGAQVDGIRPFVIPGGDTFRTAGPPALTSAAYARDLNEIKALGGAAGTARTQDQTESAIWWHDRRQTEWEIKRQIAQTQRLSPLQTARMYAMADIARADATIACFTQKRQWNFWRPVTAVQLADTDGNPATSADPTWMPLLITPPFPDHTSGHSCSTAAIMTALRQFFGRDDIPFSAYSSDSGTVRSFDSFSEAVAEVTEARIWGGVHFRTADVQGVQLGNQVARYVLAREFARR, translated from the coding sequence ATGCTTCGAAGGATCCGGGGAGCGGTCGCTCTCCTGCTCGCCGCGCCGCTGCTTCTCGCACCCGCTGACGCACGGGCCGCCGCACCGAACATGGTCATCACCTGGGCCGTGCACTCGGAGACCGCGGCGTACGAGGTCGCACGCCAGGCGCCGTACGTCAACGGCCGGACGTTCGCGATGGTGCAGGGCGCGGTCTATGACGCCGCCAACGCGGTGGCCGGCACGCCGTACGAGCCGTACCTGATCGCTCCGAAGGTCCGCCGCGGCGCCTCGCTCGACGCCGCTGTCGCCACGGCGGCCTATCGTGTGCTGCTCAGTCTTTTCCCGGGGCAGGCCGCGACGCTCGACGCCCAGTACGCCGACTCGCTCGCCACCGTGCGGAACGGGCGTGCCGAGCGGGACGGGATCGCCGCCGGCGAGGCCGCGGCCGACGCCATGATCAGGTCGCGGGCCGGCGACGGGGCCGACGCGCAGGCCGGCTGGGTGATCGGCACCGAACCGGGACAGTGGCGGCCCACCCCGCCTGCCTTCGCCCAGGACGGCGCCCAGGTCGACGGCATCCGGCCTTTCGTCATCCCCGGCGGCGACACGTTCCGCACTGCCGGCCCGCCCGCGCTGACCAGCGCCGCCTATGCCCGCGATCTGAACGAGATCAAGGCACTCGGCGGGGCTGCCGGCACGGCCCGCACCCAGGACCAGACCGAGTCGGCGATCTGGTGGCACGACCGGCGGCAGACCGAATGGGAGATCAAGCGGCAGATCGCGCAGACCCAGCGGCTCAGCCCGCTGCAGACCGCCAGGATGTACGCCATGGCCGACATCGCACGGGCCGACGCCACGATCGCCTGCTTCACGCAGAAGAGGCAGTGGAACTTCTGGCGGCCGGTCACCGCGGTGCAGCTGGCCGACACCGACGGCAACCCGGCCACCAGCGCCGATCCGACCTGGATGCCGTTGCTGATCACGCCGCCGTTCCCCGATCACACGTCGGGGCACTCCTGCTCGACTGCGGCGATCATGACGGCGCTGCGGCAGTTCTTCGGGCGGGACGACATCCCCTTCAGTGCCTACAGCTCGGACTCGGGGACGGTCCGGAGCTTCGACAGCTTCTCCGAGGCGGTCGCTGAGGTCACCGAGGCGCGGATCTGGGGCGGCGTGCACTTCCGCACGGCAGACGTGCAGGGCGTGCAGCTCGGCAACCAGGTGGCCCGGTATGTGCTGGCGAGGGAGTTCGCGAGGCGCTGA
- a CDS encoding LacI family DNA-binding transcriptional regulator: MQSHRLPTLEDVARVAGVSRATVSRVINGIRNVDPQLHEQVWSAVDETGYVPNKLARSLVTRRSGTVALVVSDSETHDDDPFMSRFFSDPYFGRVVGGLMSVLRPAGVQLALQMVGTDGHKRLVGDLRNGQADGAVVLSLPAHDPLPGMLAEAGIPAVLIGRPSEPVPISYVDLDNSAGAELAADRLAAGRPASGHPAPDHPASGRPAPDHPGTSRPAMISGPPDVPASVDRISGFRRAMARHGHAWLPSASGNFTQESGAAAMRTLLDAHPDLDAVFVANDLMALGALLVLRDAGRRVPEDVAVVGFDDSSAALAARPALTTVRHPLEDMAAEAARLLLARIDDPSARVSSVIFEPTLVARQTA; this comes from the coding sequence ATGCAGAGCCACCGGCTGCCCACGCTCGAAGACGTGGCACGCGTGGCGGGTGTCTCGCGCGCGACCGTGTCCCGCGTCATCAACGGCATCCGCAACGTCGACCCGCAACTGCACGAGCAGGTGTGGAGCGCCGTGGACGAGACCGGTTACGTCCCCAACAAGCTCGCCCGCTCGCTGGTGACCCGCCGCTCCGGGACCGTAGCCCTGGTCGTCTCCGACTCCGAGACCCACGACGACGACCCGTTCATGAGCCGCTTCTTCTCCGACCCCTATTTCGGGCGCGTCGTCGGCGGCCTCATGAGCGTCCTCCGCCCGGCCGGCGTCCAGCTGGCTCTCCAGATGGTCGGCACCGACGGTCACAAACGCCTGGTCGGCGACCTCCGCAACGGCCAGGCCGACGGCGCCGTGGTCCTCTCCCTCCCCGCACACGACCCCCTTCCCGGAATGCTCGCCGAAGCCGGCATCCCCGCCGTACTCATAGGCCGCCCCTCCGAACCCGTCCCCATCAGCTACGTCGACCTGGACAACTCAGCCGGCGCCGAACTCGCCGCCGACCGCCTGGCCGCCGGCCGCCCAGCGTCCGGCCACCCAGCGCCCGACCACCCAGCGTCCGGCCGCCCAGCGCCCGACCACCCAGGGACCAGCCGCCCGGCCATGATTTCCGGGCCGCCCGATGTGCCGGCCAGCGTCGATCGCATCTCCGGGTTCCGCCGGGCCATGGCGCGGCACGGGCACGCCTGGCTGCCATCGGCCAGTGGCAACTTCACGCAGGAGAGCGGGGCGGCCGCCATGCGCACGCTGCTCGACGCCCATCCCGATCTGGACGCGGTCTTCGTCGCGAACGACCTGATGGCCCTCGGCGCACTCCTGGTCCTGCGCGATGCGGGCCGCCGCGTGCCGGAGGACGTGGCAGTGGTCGGCTTCGACGACTCGAGCGCCGCGCTGGCTGCCCGGCCCGCCCTCACCACGGTCCGGCATCCGCTCGAGGACATGGCCGCGGAGGCCGCCCGGCTGCTGCTGGCCCGGATCGACGACCCGTCAGCCCGGGTCAGCTCGGTCATCTTCGAGCCGACGCTGGTCGCGCGTCAGACCGCGTGA